In a single window of the Streptomyces sp. HUAS ZL42 genome:
- a CDS encoding response regulator, translated as MSDKGPIKVMVVDDHPMWRDAVARDLAESGFEVVATAGDGEQAVRRAKAAVPDVLVLDLNLPAKPGVQVCKEVVGANPALRVLVLSASGEHADVLEAVKSGATGYLLKSASTEELLDAVRRTAVGDPVFTPGLAGLVLGEYRRLASDPAPAPETGSEAPRLTDRETEVLRLVAKGLSYKQIAERLVISHRTVQNHVQNTLGKLQLHNRVELVRYAIERGLDDE; from the coding sequence ATGAGTGACAAGGGCCCGATCAAGGTCATGGTGGTCGACGACCACCCCATGTGGCGCGACGCGGTCGCCCGCGACCTGGCCGAGTCCGGCTTCGAGGTGGTCGCCACCGCGGGCGACGGCGAACAGGCCGTGCGCCGCGCCAAGGCCGCGGTGCCCGACGTCCTCGTGCTCGACCTGAACCTGCCCGCCAAGCCCGGCGTGCAGGTCTGCAAGGAGGTGGTCGGCGCGAACCCGGCGCTGCGCGTGCTGGTGCTGTCGGCGAGCGGCGAACACGCCGACGTGCTCGAGGCGGTGAAGTCCGGCGCGACCGGCTACCTGCTGAAGTCGGCGTCCACGGAGGAACTGCTCGACGCGGTGCGCCGGACGGCCGTCGGCGACCCCGTCTTCACGCCGGGGCTCGCGGGCCTTGTCCTCGGTGAGTACCGGCGCCTCGCCTCCGATCCGGCGCCCGCCCCGGAGACCGGTTCGGAGGCGCCCCGCCTCACCGACCGCGAGACCGAGGTACTCCGGCTGGTCGCCAAGGGCCTGAGCTACAAGCAGATCGCCGAGCGTCTGGTCATCTCGCACCGCACGGTCCAGAACCACGTTCAGAACACCCTCGGCAAGCTGCAGTTGCACAACCGGGTGGAGCTGGTGCGGTACGCGATAGAGCGCGGGCTTGACGACGAGTAA
- a CDS encoding 6-phosphofructokinase: MRVGVLTGGGDCPGLNAVIRGVVRKGVQEYGYDFVGFRDGWRGPLENDSVRLDIPAVRGILPRGGTILGSSRTNPLKVEGGIRRIKENLAKQDVEALIAIGGEDTLGVAARLTDEYGVPVVGVPKTIDNDLSATDYTFGFDTAVGIATEAIDRLHTTAESHMRVLVCEVMGRHAGWIALHSGLAGGANVILIPEQRFDLDQVCAWITSRFKASYAPIVVVAEGAMPKDGDMVLKDESLDSFGHVRLSGVGEWLAKEIEKRTGKEARTTVLGHIQRGGTPSAFDRWLATRFGLHAIDCVHDGEFGKMVALRGTDIVRVPIAEATARLKTVDPKLYQEVGVFFG; encoded by the coding sequence ATGCGGGTCGGAGTACTGACCGGAGGCGGCGACTGCCCCGGGCTCAACGCCGTCATCCGGGGCGTCGTCCGCAAGGGCGTGCAGGAGTACGGCTATGACTTCGTCGGCTTCCGGGACGGCTGGCGAGGACCTCTCGAGAACGACAGCGTCCGCCTCGACATCCCCGCGGTGCGCGGCATCCTGCCCCGCGGCGGCACCATCCTGGGCTCCTCGCGCACCAACCCCCTGAAAGTCGAGGGCGGCATCCGGCGCATCAAGGAGAACCTGGCCAAGCAGGATGTCGAGGCGCTCATCGCGATCGGCGGCGAGGACACCCTCGGTGTCGCCGCACGCCTCACCGACGAGTACGGCGTGCCCGTCGTCGGCGTACCGAAGACCATCGACAACGACCTGTCCGCCACCGACTACACCTTCGGCTTCGACACCGCGGTCGGCATCGCGACGGAGGCCATCGACCGCCTGCACACCACCGCCGAGTCCCATATGCGCGTTCTGGTCTGCGAGGTGATGGGTCGTCACGCCGGGTGGATCGCCCTGCACTCCGGCCTCGCCGGCGGCGCCAACGTCATCCTCATCCCCGAGCAGCGCTTCGACCTCGACCAGGTGTGCGCCTGGATCACCTCTCGCTTCAAGGCCTCGTACGCGCCGATCGTGGTCGTCGCCGAGGGCGCCATGCCGAAGGACGGCGACATGGTGCTGAAGGACGAGTCGCTCGACTCCTTCGGGCATGTCCGGCTGTCCGGCGTGGGCGAGTGGCTCGCCAAGGAGATCGAGAAGCGCACCGGCAAGGAGGCCCGGACGACGGTGCTCGGGCACATCCAGCGCGGTGGCACCCCCAGCGCCTTCGACCGCTGGCTCGCCACCCGCTTCGGCCTGCACGCCATCGACTGCGTCCACGACGGCGAGTTCGGCAAGATGGTCGCCCTGCGCGGCACGGACATCGTGCGCGTCCCGATCGCGGAGGCCACGGCCAGGCTGAAGACGGTCGACCCGAAGCTGTACCAGGAGGTGGGGGTCTTCTTCGGCTGA